A window of Balearica regulorum gibbericeps isolate bBalReg1 chromosome Z, bBalReg1.pri, whole genome shotgun sequence contains these coding sequences:
- the LYSMD3 gene encoding lysM and putative peptidoglycan-binding domain-containing protein 3 isoform X1 has protein sequence MSASYLSSLHFSRNGSHPRRMAGRGAGCGLQPPAVAQPPVTGHLYPFGDAESEGPEEEGGELSELRPRGREKVRRSASRDRLDDIVLLTKDIQEGDTLNAIALQYCCSVADIKRVNNLINDQDFFALRSIKIPVKKFSVLTETHVSPKGRPVLRPAHCSPEVQEMSPDKFSATETVGNFLKEVDRDIEEIVKCNNTKRENLNEVVSALAAQQICFETDGKTKKCKDPYYGADWGIGWWTAVVIMLIIGIVTPVFYLLYYEVLVKADVSHHSTMESSHLFVTAASHQKQIENGINPANIINVDNQGNLQP, from the exons ATGTCAGCTTCGTACCTGAGCAGCCTTCATTTCTCCAGAAACGGG AGCCACCCGCGGAGAATGGCCGGCAGAGGCGCCGGCTGCGGCCTGCAGCCACCGGCCGTAGCGCAACCGCCCGTCACCGGTCACCTGTACCCCTTCGGGGACGCGGAGAGCGAGGGGCCGGAGGAGGAGGGCGGTGAGTTGTCGGAGCTGCGGCCGCGGGGCAGGGAGAAGGTCCGTAGGAGCGCGTCGAGGGACAGGCTGGATGATATCGTCCTGCTAACGAAGGATATCCAGGAAGGGGACACGCTGAACGCAATCGCCCTTCAGTATTGCTGCTCG gttgcAGATATCAAGAGAGTTAACAATCTTATCAATGATCAAGATTTTTTTGCCCTGAGGTCTATCAAAATCCCAGTGAAAAAGTTCAGCGTATTAACCgaaacccatgtctctccaaaaGGAAGACCAGTCCTTCGGCCTGCTCACTGTTCCCCAGAAGTGCAGGAAATGTCACCTGATAAATTCTCTGCTACCGAGACTGTTGGCAACTTCTTAAAAGAAGTGGATCGAGATATAGAAGAAATAGTGAAGTGTAACAATACAAAGAGAGAGAATCTTAATGAAGTTGTTTCTGCCTTAGCAGCCCAACAGATCTGTTTTGAAACTGATGGTAAAACTAAAAAATGCAAGGATCCTTACTATGGAGCAGATTGGGGTATAGGATGGTGGACAGCCGTGGTGATTATGTTGATTATTGGCATAGTAACTCCAGTTTTTTATCTCCTGTACTATGAAGTTCTAGTGAAAGCAGATGTCAGTCACCATTCTACAATGGAATCTTCCCATTTGTTTGTCACAGCAGCATCGCATcagaaacaaatagaaaatggaataaatccAGCGAATATTATAAATGTTGATAATCAAGGAAACCTTCAGCCTTAA
- the POLR3G gene encoding DNA-directed RNA polymerase III subunit RPC7, with protein sequence MAGSGRGRGRAAFTFNIEAIGFTKGAALPDVACTPPPPFPSTDNKPVPLKTGEDEDYMLALKQDLRGTMKKMPYFLAVEEDREVIERYSKKYQDNEKEHAAWTPDWRRLPREMKPKKKTRKAGAKPKKAKSSEPKSNLDVLKKIEELEKKDDEEKSEDEKDQTKDKEGEDDEEAEEPEEYDEEEHEEENDYISSYFEDGDDFGAGSDDNMDEATY encoded by the exons ATGGCTGGgtcaggcagaggaagaggacgTGCTGCCTTTACCTTCAACATTGAGGCTATTGGCTTTACTAAAGGTGCAGCTCTGCCTGATGTTGCGTGTACCCCTCCACCACCATTTCCT AGTACAGACAATAAGCCAGTGCCTCTGAAAACAGGAGAAGATGAAGATTACATGTTGGCCTTAAAACAAGATCTTAGAggaactatgaaaaaaatgccataTTTTTTGGCAGTAGAAGAAGATCGTGAAG TAATTGAGAGGTACAGTAAAAAGTACCAGGACAATGAAAAGGAGCATGCAGCATGGACCCCAG ACTGGAGAAGACTGCCAAGAGAGatgaagccaaagaaaaagaCCAGAAAAG caggtgcaaaaccaaaaaaggcaaaaagctcTGAGCCTAAAAGTAATCTGGATGTGTTGAAAAAAATTGAG GAgttggaaaaaaaggatgatgaagaaaaatctgaagatgagaaagaccaaacaaaagacaaagaaggtgaagatgatgaagaagcagaagaacCAGAGGAATACGATGAAGAAGAGCATGAAGAG GAAAATGACTACATTTCTTCGTATTTTGAAGATGGAGATGACTTTGGTGCTGGCAGTGATGACAATATGGATGAAGCAACGTATTAG
- the LYSMD3 gene encoding lysM and putative peptidoglycan-binding domain-containing protein 3 isoform X2, whose amino-acid sequence MAGRGAGCGLQPPAVAQPPVTGHLYPFGDAESEGPEEEGGELSELRPRGREKVRRSASRDRLDDIVLLTKDIQEGDTLNAIALQYCCSVADIKRVNNLINDQDFFALRSIKIPVKKFSVLTETHVSPKGRPVLRPAHCSPEVQEMSPDKFSATETVGNFLKEVDRDIEEIVKCNNTKRENLNEVVSALAAQQICFETDGKTKKCKDPYYGADWGIGWWTAVVIMLIIGIVTPVFYLLYYEVLVKADVSHHSTMESSHLFVTAASHQKQIENGINPANIINVDNQGNLQP is encoded by the exons ATGGCCGGCAGAGGCGCCGGCTGCGGCCTGCAGCCACCGGCCGTAGCGCAACCGCCCGTCACCGGTCACCTGTACCCCTTCGGGGACGCGGAGAGCGAGGGGCCGGAGGAGGAGGGCGGTGAGTTGTCGGAGCTGCGGCCGCGGGGCAGGGAGAAGGTCCGTAGGAGCGCGTCGAGGGACAGGCTGGATGATATCGTCCTGCTAACGAAGGATATCCAGGAAGGGGACACGCTGAACGCAATCGCCCTTCAGTATTGCTGCTCG gttgcAGATATCAAGAGAGTTAACAATCTTATCAATGATCAAGATTTTTTTGCCCTGAGGTCTATCAAAATCCCAGTGAAAAAGTTCAGCGTATTAACCgaaacccatgtctctccaaaaGGAAGACCAGTCCTTCGGCCTGCTCACTGTTCCCCAGAAGTGCAGGAAATGTCACCTGATAAATTCTCTGCTACCGAGACTGTTGGCAACTTCTTAAAAGAAGTGGATCGAGATATAGAAGAAATAGTGAAGTGTAACAATACAAAGAGAGAGAATCTTAATGAAGTTGTTTCTGCCTTAGCAGCCCAACAGATCTGTTTTGAAACTGATGGTAAAACTAAAAAATGCAAGGATCCTTACTATGGAGCAGATTGGGGTATAGGATGGTGGACAGCCGTGGTGATTATGTTGATTATTGGCATAGTAACTCCAGTTTTTTATCTCCTGTACTATGAAGTTCTAGTGAAAGCAGATGTCAGTCACCATTCTACAATGGAATCTTCCCATTTGTTTGTCACAGCAGCATCGCATcagaaacaaatagaaaatggaataaatccAGCGAATATTATAAATGTTGATAATCAAGGAAACCTTCAGCCTTAA
- the MBLAC2 gene encoding acyl-coenzyme A thioesterase MBLAC2, protein MSALEWFAHKPLGGGIFWIQERFYESGNRANIWLVRGSQRDVVIDAGLGLRSLPDYLRASGLLEPPEGAGPRPLLAVATHVHFDHSGGLQHFEEVAVHSAEAAALLRGDNYEAVTWLSDREVARPPRPGWRARHFRVPPVRPTRLLQEGDVISLGDRQLTVMHMPGHSRGSICLHDKDRKILFSGDVVYDGSMIDWLPYSRISDYVASCQRLMELVDRGLVEKVLPGHFNIFGAERLYRLASNYISQAGVCHKVSTCAMKSIASIALRVANSRVAS, encoded by the exons ATGTCGGCGCTGGAGTGGTTCGCCCACAAGCCCCTGGGCGGCGGCATCTTCTGGATCCAAGAGCGCTTCTACGAGTCGGGCAACCGGGCCAACATCTGGCTGGTGCGGGGCTCGCAGCGGGACGTGGTGATCGacgcggggctggggctgcgcaGCCTGCCCGACTACCTGCGCGCCTCCGGGCTGCTGGAGCCGCCGGAGGGAGCCGGACCGCGGCCGCTGCTGGCCGTCGCCACCCACGTCCACTTTGACCACTCGGGCGGGCTGCAGCACTTCGAGGAGGTGGCGGTGCACAGCGCCGAGGCGGCGGCCCTGCTGCGCGGCGATAACTACGAGGCCGTCACCTGGCTGTCGGACCGGGAGGTGGCGCGGCCGCCGCGGCCCGGCTGGCGAGCACGGCACTTCCGCGTCCCGCCCGTGCGGCCCACccggctgctgcaggagg GGGATGTGATCAGCCTCGGAGACCGACAGCTGACTGTCATGCACATGCCTGGTCATTCAAGAGGCAGCATTTGCTTACACGACAAAGACCGGAAGATTTTGTTCAGCGGAGATGTGGTGTATGATGGATCCATGATTGACTGGCTTCCCTACAGCAGAATAAGTGACTACGTTGCAAGCTGCCAGCGCCTCATGGAGTTAGTGGACAGAGGTCTCGTGGAGAAGGTACTACCTGGGCACTTTAACATATTTGGGGCAGAAAGGCTGTATCGGTTAGCTTCCAACTACATTTCACAAGCTGGAGTTTGTCACAAGGTTTCTACTTGTGCCATGAAATCCATTGCAAGCATAGCACTTCGTGTTGCAAATTCAAGAGTCGCTTCTTAA